Sequence from the Gemmatimonadota bacterium genome:
TCGGATCCGACTCCTGAACCCAGCGAGATCCAACCGCAGTTTCGGGACCAAACCGGAGTGCTGTCCATGAAGCAATGTGCCGTGATTCTGTTCGTTCTCGCCGCATCTCCGGCGCTCGTTGCGGACCCGCTTGACCAGCGTGCCTTCGAACCTGGCGCCGTTTCAGTGGTGCCCAAGATACCCGAAAGCCTTCAGGAAACGCTTTCGACGGGGTTGTCCGGTGACCGACTGAAAGTGTGGATCTACCTGGCGGACAAGGGGGTCGCCAGCGGTACAGGATACGCCCTGGCCGTGGCTGCGGCGGAAGACCGATTGACCCCTCGCGCACGTCGCAGACTCGCGATGAGAGGCAACGGTCCTGCGGGATTGGAGGACATCCCGATCCACACACCCTATGTAAACCGGATCGTGGAGTCGGGCGGACTGATCCACCAAATGTCCCGCTGGCACAACGCGGTAAGCGTGTCGGGCGATCCGAAGGTGATTCAAAGCCTTGCAGAACTGCCCTTTGTCCTCAGGATAGAAGCGGTCGACCGCTTGCGGCGTCCGCGCCCGGTTACTCCGCGACGGCCCGCGTCGCCGGAGACAACACCGAGTCGTCGTCGGACCCGGACCAACCGGGTCGACTACGGACCGTCTTTCGTCCAATTGAACCAGTTGCAGGTACCTGTGCTGCACGATATCGGTCTGTCGGGCCAGGGCGTGTTGGTGGCGTTGTTCGACTCGGGATTCAGCCTGGATCACGCGGTCTTTGACAGCCTGCGAACCCGAGTGGAGGCACGGCGTGATTTCGTGGCGGATCACCTGGGGATGGCCGGATTCCCTTACGATGCGCATGGCACTCAGGTGCTTTCGGTAATTGGTGGGTTCGCACCCGGTAATCTGGTCGGGCCCGCCTTCGGCGCCCGTTACCTCCTCGCCAGTACGGAGGCCGTTACCTTTGAGAACGAGATCGAGGAGGACTGGTGGATCGCCGCGCTGGAGTGGGCCGACAGCCTCGGCGTGGACGTGGTCAGCAGTTCACTCGGCTACATCGACTGGTATGCCTATGAAGACATGGACGGCAAATCCGCCATGATTTCCCGGGCGGCCTCCATGGCGACGGACCGCGGCATCGTGGTTGTGAGCGCCATGGGCAACCTGGGCGGCCAGCCCTACGAGAAAATGAGTGCTCCCGCTGACGCAGAGAAAGTGATATCCGTCGGCGCTGTCGACGCCTCCGGTAACCGGTGGGCGACTTCTTCTGTTGGACCTACGTACGACGGCCGTATAAAGCCGGATGTGATGGCCATGGGCCAGGGCGTCTACACGGTGCAGCCGTTTTCCGCCCAGGCCTATGCCCACAACAACGGCACATCTTTTTCCGCGCCCCTAGTGGCGGGCGTCGCCGCGCTGCTGCTGGAAGCCTACCCCCACTGGACCCCTCAAAAGGTGCAAAGGGTACTCCGCCAGACGGCCAGCCAGGCCGTCGCCCCGGATACCCTGAACGGGTACGGCATAGTCCAAGCGGCCGACGCACTGATGACCGAGTCGCGAGGAAGTGTACGGTCATTCACCGCAGAGAACGGACTGAGCGGCGTGTTCCTTTCCTGGACTGCGGGGCTGGAAATCAACCTGTTGTCCTACCGGATCGAACGTAGAGACTATCCGGATGGATCGTATGAAGAGCTGGCCACCGTACCTGTGAACAGGGTCGGAGGCAATGGTCTCGCCACGAACGCCTATTCCTACAGCGACACGGCCGTACAAACGGGCAACGCCTACGAATACCGGTTGGAGCCCGTGGGCCGCAGAGGGCTCACGTTGACGGCGGAACCCGCCACGGCGCGCGTCGATCACACGTCCGGCCCGACGGAAGGGCTAGTAGCGGTCCTCTATCCGAACGCACCGAACCCATTTGCCGGTAGTACGGATATTCGCTTCGAACTTACTGCAACGACCTGGGTCAACGTGACGATCTACGATCTGCTCGGAAGGCGGATGCGGGTCCTGGCGGACCGGATGTTGGGACCCGGCCGTTACGCCCTGCCCTGGAACGGACGAGACGACGATGGCCGCGCCGTGCCAAGCGGCGTGTACCTGTACCGCATGACCGCTGGTGGAATCGAGCAGAGGGGCAAGATGCTGCTGCTGCGTTAGGGGTGGCGTGGTGCCGGGGTAGCGGCACGCGGTTTCAGCCCGGCCGGCAAGCCGGTTTCGTGCCGGACGAAGCGCGGTGACGGCCGGACGAAATGCGGTGAAGGCAACCGGGCGACCTTCGATAAAGAGGTTGACATCCAGACGGGTTCTGGTTTATATAGCCTTAGCAACAAACGGTACATGTTTCCGGTCGTGCAAGACGGATACAAGTCAGTGCGGACAAAGCTACTTACGCCATTCATTCGCAAGGGGGTTGGACATCATGGTCACCGTGACGGACGTTGCCGCCGACAAGATCAAAACCATGATCGAGGACCAGGAAAATCCGGATCTCGGACTGCGCGTCATGATCTCCGGCGGGGGATGTTCCGGTTTTCAGTACAAGCTTGCTTTCGACAAGAACGCGACCGACAACGACCAGATCATCGAGCAGAACGGCATCAAGGTTTTCGTCGACAACAAGAGCGCCATCTACCTGATGGGTGCGGAACTGGACTATGTGGAAGGGCTGATGGGCGCAGGGTTCAAAGTCAGCAATCCCAATGCCAAGGGCACCTGCGGCTGCGGCGAGTCGTTTTACGTATAGGTCCGACAGGCGCGGGAACGGAACCGCGCATCCCGGACAGCCCAGGCAGTCCGTAAACGCGGATCGAGTACTTTGGCTGCGGAAACCGAAATCCCCCGTGACGCGCTGACCGGTATCCGCCACGTCATCGCCGTGGCCAGCGGCAAGGGCGGCGTGGGCAAGTCGACCGTCAGCGTCAATCTTTCCCTTGCCCTCGCGGAAGCGGGCCATGCGGTCGGCCTGCTCGACGCGGATATTTACGGCCCGAACGTGCCCCAGATGATGGGCGTTTCCGGGTCCCTCGAGAAAGATCCTTCCGGCAGCATCCAACCTGTTGTAAATCATGATGTCCGGCTGGTCTCCGTCGGTTTCGTCGCGGGGCCGTCTGACGCGGTGATCTACAGGGGCCCCCTGGTGGGCAAGATGGTGAAGAGCTTCCTCGGCAACGTTTCCTGGGGGGAACTGGACTACCTGGTGGTCGATCTGCCGCCCGGCACCGGCGACGCGTCGCTGACCTTGGCCCAGTCGGTCGAACTCACCGGGGCCGTCATCGTCACGACCCCCCAGCAGGTCGCCCTGTCGGACGTGCGCAAGGCGATCAACATGTTCCAGCGGTTGCGGGTCCCCGTGCTGGGCATCGTCGAAAACATGAGTTTCTTCCTCAACGCCGCGACGGGTGAACGGACCCACATCTTCGGCCGGGGCGGCGGCGTTGCGTTGAGCGATGAACTGGGCCTGCCCTTCCTGGGTGAGATTCCCCTATCGCCGGCCGTCTGCGCGGGAGGAGACGCGGGAAAACCCATCTTCCTCGAGCCCGGGAACGCCGTCGAAACGGAGGCGTTCAAGGGTGTCCGGGCGGCCGTCGAGGCCGAGATCGAGAACCAGCCGGCGCCGCTGCCCGGTCCGGTCCGGACCTGATGCTGCGGCTTCCCCGGACCGTCTACGAAGGCATGGCGGCCCACGCCGTGGCGGAGTATCCACGGGAGTGCTGCGGGTTCCTCACCGGTACAGGCGGTCTGGACAGTCCAGACCGCCCGGATGATCCGACCGAGCCGATGGACCCGGTAGGCCAGGTCGAATCAATAGACCCGGAGTCCTGGCGGGTGCACCGGTGCAGGAACATCCAGGACGAGTTGCACGCGAAAGACCCGGCGGAACATCCCCGGGACGCCCGGACCGCCTACGCTTTCAGCCGGGCGGACATGGAGCGGCTGTTCTTCGGGGAGTTCGACCCTCCGGGCGCGCGGGTCCAAGGATTCTATCATTCCCACCCGGACGCGCCGGCGTATTTCTCGGAGAAGGACCGGATGGACGCCCTGACCGGCTGGCTGGACCCGGAACCCGGCTACCTGGTACTTTCCGTCACGAAGGACGCCGTAAGCGATATCAAGATGTTCCGGTGGGTGGACGATGAGACGGGTTTCGAGGAGTTGCCCGTGGAACTGGTTTAATCCTTTAGCAGGAATAGACGCATGAAAGAGGTTTTCGACGAGGTCGTGAACGTCCTGTCGCGAGGCGAAAAGGCGGCGCTTTCCACCATCGTGTCGAGCAAGGGATCGCTGCCGATGAGCAAGAAGGCGAAAATGCTCGTCAAGGGGGACGGTTCGTTCACCGGCACGGTGGGCGGCGGTTGCCTGGAAGCCGACGTCTGGGCCGAGGCCCGCGAGGTCATGGACCGTTCCGCCCCCAGGCTGCAGCACTTCATCCTGACCGAGAAGCACGCCGGCGACGAGGGACTGAACTGCGGCGGCAACGTGGAGATCTTCACGGAGCCGATCCGGAAGGGCCCCATGCAGGAGATCTTCGAGGCGATCCGCGGGCTTCACGACGCGCGGGGCATCGGGCTCCTGGCCACGCTGGTGTCGGGCCGGGCCGGAACGGAAGCCGGCAAGATGCTGCTCACCGATACCGGAGAGACCGTCGGCACGCTCGGAGACCCCGCCCTGGACGACCGGATCAGGCTGGATTCAGACCTGGAAATCACCGAGAACCTGTTGCGGGTGGTCACGCTGGAGCACGAAGACGTGGAGACCCGGATCTTCCTGGAGTCCATCTGGCCGGCGCCGCAGCTTTTTCTTTTCGGCGGCGGCCACGTGGCCAGGGCCATTGCCCGGATCGCCGATACCGTCGGGTTCCGCATCATCGTGGTGGACGACCGGCCGGCCTTCGCGAACCATGAGCGGTTTCCCGAGGCCGACGAGGTGGTCGTGGACGCCTTCGACGAGGTCGTGGGCAAGCTGCCCATCGACGGCTCGTCCTACCTGGTCGCGGTGACCCGCGGACACCAGTGGGACCAGCCCGTCATCGAGCAGGCGGTTTGGACCGACGCCGCCTATATCGGCATGATCGGCAGCCGGCGCAAGATTGCCCTGATGTGGAAGAACCTGGAAGAAAAAGGCGTGCCCCGGCACCTGCTCGAGCAGGTACACGCGCCCATCGGCAAGGAGATCGGCGCCGATACCCCCGAAGAGATCGCCGTCAGTATCATGGCAGAGTTGGTCGAATTCCGGCGGTCCGGCGGAAAGCCGGCCCACCTGGTTTCCACGGTGAGGGACGCGGCGGGTACGGCGGGTGCGGGCTGACTAGGCTTCCCCCAGTTCGTCGCGATGTTCCCCGATCTTCGCGACCGCCCGGACTATGTCATCCATGTCGTCCCGGTCCCCCAGCAGCACATTCTGCGAGAACCATACGGCCTCCGAACGGCAGGCCCGCTCCGTTACCGGCAGATTCAACGCGTCATAGTCAACGGCAGATAGCGCCGGGCTTTGGTATATGCCGTAATTTCGTTCCGTGAAAACCGGTTGTTTGTACAGGGGGATGGAGTAACCCGGACTGGCGGGGATCCCCTCGGCGCGCAGGGCCTCGATGAAGCGTGTTTTCGGGACACCGCCGAAGGATGCTTCGTTGTACCTGAACATGTATATGTGCCGCGCGTGGCGGTCGGCCTTCGCGGACCTGGCCACCGGTGAGATGCCCGGAATCGCCCCGAGGCGTTCGGTCAGGTACTCGCCGTTGCCGTGACGCAGGTCGGCCTGGGCCTCCAGGTGATCCATCTGGACCAGGAGCAGGGCGCCCTGTACCTCGGTCATGCGGTTGTTGCCGGCCACGCGGAAATGGTTGTATCGGGGTCCCTGCTCGGCGTGCCCGCAGTCGGCGAGGGACCGTGCCGCCGCCGCCAGGCCGTCGTCGTTGGTGAGCATGATGCCCCCTTCGCCGGCGGTAAGGTTCTTGGAGGACTGGAAGCTGAAAGCGCCGATCGAACCGATGGCGCCCACGCCCCGGCCTCCCCACCGCGCGCCGTGGGCCTGTGCCGCGTCCTCGATCACCGCGAGGCCATGACGGCCGGCGATCCCATTGATCCGATCCATGTCCGCGGGCAGGCCCGCGAAATGCACCGCCACGACGGCCCGAGTCCGCGGTGTGACGGCCTCCTCGACCCGATCGGGATCCAGGTTGTAGGTAAGGGGATCGATGTCGACGAACACGGGCACGGCGTTCGACATCACGACCGAGCTGGCCGATGCGATGAAGGTATAGGCCGGCACGATGACCTCGTCGCCGGGTTCGATGCCGACGGCCTGCAGCGCGAGGCAGAGGGCCGTGGTACCGTTGCTGACGGCAATGCCGTGGGCGGCGTGCTGGAAGGATGCAAAGCGCTGTTCGAGGCTGCGCACCTTCTCGCCCTGGATGCTTCCCCACCGGCCGGAGCGCACGGTTTCGCCGCCGGCCCGGGCGCTCGCGTCCAGGTTCATGGGCCAGGACGGAAAGGGTTCGGTCCGTACCGGCGCCGCGCCGTTTATCGCCAATCGGGGCATGACATTCTCCCGTAATCAGTTGAAGAGGGCGTCCACGAAGGCCGGCGCGTCGAAGTCCTGCAGGTCCTCGATCTGTTCGCCCACGCCGATGAGTTTGACGGGGATCCCCAGGTGCACGCCGATGGCGAACACGATGCCGCCCCGTGCGGTCCCGTCCAGCTTCGTCAGTGCGATACCCGTCAGGCCGCCGAGGGCTTCGCTGAAGACGCGGGCCTGGGAGAGGGCGTTCTGGCCGGTGGTCCCGTCGAGCACGAGCAGCACCTCGTGGGGCGCGCCGTCCATCTGCTTGCCCGCGGTGCGTTTGATCTTCTTCAGTTCCTCCATCAGGTTGTCCCTGGTGTGCAGCCGGCCCGCCGTGTCGATGATGACCACGTCCGCATCCCGGGCGGCGGCGGCCTGCATGGCGTCGTAGACTACGGCCGAGGGATCGGACCCGTGCTGGTGCCGGATGAAGTCCGCCTCCGCGCGGCGCGCCCAGACTTCCAGCTGGTCGATGGCCGCCGCCCGAAAGGTATCGGCCGCGGCGATCAGGACCTTCTTCCCTTCCCCGGCGTAACGGGCCGCCATCTTCCCGGCGGTCGTGGTCTTGCCCGAGCCATTGACCCCCACGATCATGATGACCCGGGGCCGCTGGTCCGATACGGGTGCCGGCGCATCGCCCAGAATGTCCGTCATCTCCTCGCGGAGCAGACCCATGAGGTCATCGGGATTCCGGGTCCGGCGGTCGACCGCGCGGCCCCGCAGTCCGTCGATGATCCGCAGGGTCGTTTCCACGCCCACGTCGGTCTGCAGCAGGATGGCTTCGATTTCCTCCAGCAGGTCCTCGTCGATACGGTCATACTGGCCCACGGCCTGGTGGATCCTGCGCGCAAGCCCGTCCCGCGTCCTGGCCAACCCGTCTCTCAGTCTGCGTACTACCCCCAGCATGCCCTGGTCTCCGGTTTCCTCTGGTGTTGACCGGTTGCCCGGCCGGACCGCTGACCCGTCGGACCGGCTGCCCGGCCGGACTGCATACAAAAAACCGGGAGTGCGTCGATCGGCCTTCCCGGCTTTCGTTGAATGTCCGTCCCACGTCTATCGAGCCGCGCCTAGTCTCGCCCGGCGGAAAATGGCCGTGCCCGGCCGTGCCTGGCCTCGTCCGTTTACAGGTGGCCGTCGATCTTCTCGGCGAGTTGCTGCTTGGGGAGCGCGCCGATGATCCGGTCCACCTCGGCGCCGTCCTTGAAGATCAGGAGGCTCGGAATGCTCCGAATGCCGAAACGGGTGGCCGCTT
This genomic interval carries:
- a CDS encoding S8 family serine peptidase; the encoded protein is MKQCAVILFVLAASPALVADPLDQRAFEPGAVSVVPKIPESLQETLSTGLSGDRLKVWIYLADKGVASGTGYALAVAAAEDRLTPRARRRLAMRGNGPAGLEDIPIHTPYVNRIVESGGLIHQMSRWHNAVSVSGDPKVIQSLAELPFVLRIEAVDRLRRPRPVTPRRPASPETTPSRRRTRTNRVDYGPSFVQLNQLQVPVLHDIGLSGQGVLVALFDSGFSLDHAVFDSLRTRVEARRDFVADHLGMAGFPYDAHGTQVLSVIGGFAPGNLVGPAFGARYLLASTEAVTFENEIEEDWWIAALEWADSLGVDVVSSSLGYIDWYAYEDMDGKSAMISRAASMATDRGIVVVSAMGNLGGQPYEKMSAPADAEKVISVGAVDASGNRWATSSVGPTYDGRIKPDVMAMGQGVYTVQPFSAQAYAHNNGTSFSAPLVAGVAALLLEAYPHWTPQKVQRVLRQTASQAVAPDTLNGYGIVQAADALMTESRGSVRSFTAENGLSGVFLSWTAGLEINLLSYRIERRDYPDGSYEELATVPVNRVGGNGLATNAYSYSDTAVQTGNAYEYRLEPVGRRGLTLTAEPATARVDHTSGPTEGLVAVLYPNAPNPFAGSTDIRFELTATTWVNVTIYDLLGRRMRVLADRMLGPGRYALPWNGRDDDGRAVPSGVYLYRMTAGGIEQRGKMLLLR
- the erpA gene encoding iron-sulfur cluster insertion protein ErpA, which produces MVTVTDVAADKIKTMIEDQENPDLGLRVMISGGGCSGFQYKLAFDKNATDNDQIIEQNGIKVFVDNKSAIYLMGAELDYVEGLMGAGFKVSNPNAKGTCGCGESFYV
- a CDS encoding Mrp/NBP35 family ATP-binding protein, with the protein product MAAETEIPRDALTGIRHVIAVASGKGGVGKSTVSVNLSLALAEAGHAVGLLDADIYGPNVPQMMGVSGSLEKDPSGSIQPVVNHDVRLVSVGFVAGPSDAVIYRGPLVGKMVKSFLGNVSWGELDYLVVDLPPGTGDASLTLAQSVELTGAVIVTTPQQVALSDVRKAINMFQRLRVPVLGIVENMSFFLNAATGERTHIFGRGGGVALSDELGLPFLGEIPLSPAVCAGGDAGKPIFLEPGNAVETEAFKGVRAAVEAEIENQPAPLPGPVRT
- a CDS encoding XdhC family protein; protein product: MKEVFDEVVNVLSRGEKAALSTIVSSKGSLPMSKKAKMLVKGDGSFTGTVGGGCLEADVWAEAREVMDRSAPRLQHFILTEKHAGDEGLNCGGNVEIFTEPIRKGPMQEIFEAIRGLHDARGIGLLATLVSGRAGTEAGKMLLTDTGETVGTLGDPALDDRIRLDSDLEITENLLRVVTLEHEDVETRIFLESIWPAPQLFLFGGGHVARAIARIADTVGFRIIVVDDRPAFANHERFPEADEVVVDAFDEVVGKLPIDGSSYLVAVTRGHQWDQPVIEQAVWTDAAYIGMIGSRRKIALMWKNLEEKGVPRHLLEQVHAPIGKEIGADTPEEIAVSIMAELVEFRRSGGKPAHLVSTVRDAAGTAGAG
- a CDS encoding DegT/DnrJ/EryC1/StrS family aminotransferase, encoding MPRLAINGAAPVRTEPFPSWPMNLDASARAGGETVRSGRWGSIQGEKVRSLEQRFASFQHAAHGIAVSNGTTALCLALQAVGIEPGDEVIVPAYTFIASASSVVMSNAVPVFVDIDPLTYNLDPDRVEEAVTPRTRAVVAVHFAGLPADMDRINGIAGRHGLAVIEDAAQAHGARWGGRGVGAIGSIGAFSFQSSKNLTAGEGGIMLTNDDGLAAAARSLADCGHAEQGPRYNHFRVAGNNRMTEVQGALLLVQMDHLEAQADLRHGNGEYLTERLGAIPGISPVARSAKADRHARHIYMFRYNEASFGGVPKTRFIEALRAEGIPASPGYSIPLYKQPVFTERNYGIYQSPALSAVDYDALNLPVTERACRSEAVWFSQNVLLGDRDDMDDIVRAVAKIGEHRDELGEA
- the ftsY gene encoding signal recognition particle-docking protein FtsY, translating into MGVVRRLRDGLARTRDGLARRIHQAVGQYDRIDEDLLEEIEAILLQTDVGVETTLRIIDGLRGRAVDRRTRNPDDLMGLLREEMTDILGDAPAPVSDQRPRVIMIVGVNGSGKTTTAGKMAARYAGEGKKVLIAAADTFRAAAIDQLEVWARRAEADFIRHQHGSDPSAVVYDAMQAAAARDADVVIIDTAGRLHTRDNLMEELKKIKRTAGKQMDGAPHEVLLVLDGTTGQNALSQARVFSEALGGLTGIALTKLDGTARGGIVFAIGVHLGIPVKLIGVGEQIEDLQDFDAPAFVDALFN